One Vespa crabro chromosome 1, iyVesCrab1.2, whole genome shotgun sequence genomic region harbors:
- the LOC124427592 gene encoding aromatic amino acid aminotransferase DDB_G0287711-like has product MTVNYSAFFSKIALRRRGNLIRQITEIYLNSNNPDAINFAGGMPNTDTYPFKELDVIYKDGTNSKLEGQDLASALQYGPAVGYFPLIKKFREFQYNWHKPNKNNWDVIFTCGSQDACTKIYEMFIDEGDPIMVQSPTYTATINTLASLNVDFIEIKQDADGIIPEEIIKVYEERLRDGRLLPKLIYINPTGANPTGTILSESRRKQVYELAQKYNYLIIEDDAYYFINFLNKQPTSFFSLDIDGRVIRLDSFSKIISAGMRLGCVTANTELLKTLMMHIENSVLQASSLSQIFLFKLLDLWGQERFNQHLKSIQDFYLARRNIMLKGIEKHLTGLVEWTEPKGGFFIWLKLIGIDDASNFVKDKCMSNGIFVIPGNVFNYDFNKPDQHIRLSYSYGTEEEIERGLSKLAELIHEVSK; this is encoded by the exons ATGACGGTGAATTATTCagcatttttttcaaaaatcgcTCTTAGAAGAAGGGGAAATCTAATTCGGCAAATAA cTGAGATTTActtaaatagtaataatccaGATGCAATAAATTTTGCTGGTGGAATGCCAAATACCGATACTTATCCTTTTAAAGAATTGGACGTGATTTACAAAGATGGAACAAATTCGAAACTTGAAGGTCAAGATTTAGCATCGGCACTTCAATATGGACCTGCTGTCGg ATATTTTCCCTTGATAAAAAAGTTCCGAGAATTTCAATACAACTGGCACAAAcctaataaaaacaattggGACGTAATATTTACTTGTGGTTCACAAGATGCTTGTACCAAAATTTATGAGATGTTTATTGATGAAGGTGATCCAATTATGGTTCAATCACCAACGTATACAGCTACTATCAATACA TTAGCATCCTTGAATGTTGATTTCATAGAAATTAAACAGGATGCTGATGGTATTATTCCTGaggaaataattaaagtatACGAAGAAAGATTACGCGATGGAAGGCTATTACCGaag ttaATATACATCAATCCTACTGGTGCAAATCCAACAGGAACTATATTGTCTGAGAGCCGTAGGAAACAAGTATATGAATTGGCGCAGAAATACAATTACCTTATTATAGAAGATGAtgcgtattattttattaattttttaaataaacaacctacgtcttttttttcattggatATCGATGGACGTGTAATAAGATTGGATTCTTTTAGTAAAATTATTAGCGCAGGTATGCGATTAGGTTGTGTCACGGCTAATACTGAACTATTGAAGACGTTAATGATGCATATAGAAAATAGCGTTTTACAAGCCTCTTCATTATCACAG atatttttgtttaaattactTGATTTGTGGGGTCAGGAACGATTCAATCAACATTTAAAGAGTATTCAAGATTTTTATCTAGCAAGACGTAACATTATGCTAAAAGGAATTGAAAAACACCTTACAG gaTTGGTCGAATGGACAGAGCCTAAAGGTGGTTTTTTTATATGGCTCAAACTAATCGGAATTGATGATGCATCAAATTTTGTAAAGGACAAGTGTATGTCCAATGGTATTTTCGTAATTCCTggaaatgtatttaattatgacTTTAATAAGCCGGATCAACACATACGTTTATCTTATAGCTATGGAACTGAAGAGGAAATTGAAAGg GGACTCTCAAAGCTGGCAGAATTGATACATGAAGTCTCTAAATGA
- the LOC124424687 gene encoding protein SAAL1 — protein sequence MNEDNSSENVSDSDSVNYSIMLDSGQFDNKELGTMRGDSIGDTVYSAKWIINTLISLSKVQDVGWTQELENDLCILWDMTAEKDIAMYLYENDFLKIVEASLETSTVSRLTEILLGIIGNMSCQTSILKSMGNNKQFVKTIWNNLLSDDTESLLQIFRLLQAVVWDIQRNPESQWVKNIKECDFFSDVVIFVLNSSTNNDLLVTTLNLLLSISQLSDTNFLLELFNTEKLVSALLECFMQVIPQQKSHFSEAELKIIEKWLTVLSTVVKFQQITANNKNNEDIMKLMEIIFKILQPYKHKSNLIPIDENSALCIQECIEIILYIQKTKTCIIPEINSIIINIICKLKSAEQDEFRTYLDDITIELIDYLERYWVEMLEIYTTDHIKDILCICNKQIANSFVEFIKLRPNVSQFKLEKLLEAHSCLS from the exons aTGAATGAAGACAATTCCTCTGAAAATGTATCAGATTCGGATTCTGTCAATTATTCGATTATGCTAGATTCGGGCCAGTTTGACAATAAAGAATTAGGTACAATGAGAGGCGATAGCATAGGAGATACTGTTTATAGTGCAAAATGGATAATTAATACACTTATATCTTTATCAAAG GTACAAGATGTTGGTTGGACTCAGGAATTAGAAAATGATTTGTGTATATTATGGGATATGACAGCTGAAAAGGACATAGccatgtatttatatgaaaatgacTTTTTGAAAATAGTTGAAGCTTCCTTAGAAACTTCTACTGTATCTAGATTAACA GAGATATTACTTGGTATTATTGGGAACATGAGTTGTCAAACaagtatattaaaatcaatggGAAATAATAAGCAATTTGTCAAAACAATCTGGAATAATCTTTTATCAGATGATACAGAATCTTTACTTCAAATTTTTAGGTTATTACAAGCAGTAGTTTGGGATATTCAAAGAAATCCTGAATCCCAATgggtaaaaaatattaaagagtgTGATTTTTTTAGTGACGTTGtgatttttgtattaaatagTTCTACCAATA ATGATCTACTCGTTACAACTTTAAATTTACTTCTTTCAATTTCACAACTAAGCGATACCAACTTTCTGTTAGAATTATTTAACACAGAAAAACTGGTTTCTGCACTTCTAGAGTGTTTTATGCAAGTTATTCCACAACAAAAATCTCATTTCTCAGAAgcagaattaaaaataatagaaaaatggcTCACCGTATTGTCCACTGTAGTAAAATTTCAACAGATAACagcaaacaataaaaacaatgaagacattatgaaattaatggaaattatatttaagatattacagccatataaacataaaagtaATTTGATTCCAATTGATGAGAATTCTGCATTGTGTATTCAGGAatgtattgaaataatattatacattcaaAAAACTAAAACATGTATTATACCAGAAATaaatagtattataataaacatcaTCTGCAAACTTAAATCAG CTGAACAAGATGAATTTAGAACTTATCTAGATGACATAACTATTGAACTTATTGACTATTTAGAAAGATATTGGGTGGAAATGTTAGAAATATATACTACTGAccatataaaagatattctatgtatatgtaataagcAAATTGCAAATAGTTTCGTTGAATTCATTAAACTACGGCCTAATGTATCACAGTTTAAATTAGAGAAGCTATTAGAAGCACATTCTTGCCTctcttaa